From a region of the Pan paniscus chromosome 19, NHGRI_mPanPan1-v2.0_pri, whole genome shotgun sequence genome:
- the LOC117976448 gene encoding LOW QUALITY PROTEIN: transportin-1-like (The sequence of the model RefSeq protein was modified relative to this genomic sequence to represent the inferred CDS: inserted 1 base in 1 codon; substituted 1 base at 1 genomic stop codon), whose product MLQRTQDQEENVALEACEFWLTLAEQQVCKDVFVRHLPRLIPVLVNGMKYSDIDIILPKGDVEEDEMIPDSEQDIWPRFHRSRTVAQQHDEDGIEEEDDDDDDNEIDDDDTISDWNLRKCSVAALDVLANVHHDELLPYILPLLKELLFHHEWVVKELAILGLGTVAEGCMQGMIPCLPELIPHLIQCLSDKKALVRSITCWTLSRYAHWVVSQPPDTYLKSLMTELLKRILDSNKRVPEAACSAFATLEEEACTELVAYLAYILDTLVFAFSKYQHKNLLILYNARGTLADSVGHHLNKPEYIQMRMPPLIQKRNMLKDEDKDLFPLPECPFSVATVLQSGFLPYCEPMCQHWVNLVQKTLAQAMLSNAQPDQYEAPDKDFMIVALDLLSGLAEGLGGNIEQLVARSNILTLTYQCMQDKMPEVRQSSFALLIDLTKACFQHIKPCVADFMPILGTNLTAEFISVCNNDTXAIGEIPIQMGIEMQPYIPMVLHQLVEIINRPNTPKTLLKNTAVTIGCLGYVCPQEVAPMLQQFTRPWCTSLRNIRDNEKXDSTFRGICIMISVNPNGIIQDFIFFCDAVASWINPKDYLRDMFCKILHGFKNQIGNENGRHFYDQFPLPLKEHLVAFYGV is encoded by the exons ATGCTACAGAGGACTCAAGATCAAGAAGAAAATGTGGCTTTAGAAGCCTGTGAATTTTGGCTAACTTTAGCTGAACAGCAAGTGTGCAAAGATGTATTCGTAAGGCATCTTCCCAGGTTGATTCCTGTGTTAGTGAATGGCATGAAGTACTCAGATATAGATATTATCCTACCTAAGGGTGATGTTGAAGAAGACGAAATGATTCCTGATAGTGAACAGGATATATGGCCACGTTTTCACCGATCAAGGACAGTGGCTCAGCAGCATGATGAAGATGGAATTGAAgaggaagatgatgatgatgatgataatgaaattgatgatgatgatacaaTTTCTGACTGGAATCTAAGGAAATGTTCTGTTGCTGCCCTAGATGTTCTTGCAAACGTGCATCATGATGAACTGCTGCCATATATATTGCCCCTTTTGAAAGAATTACTTTTTCATCATGAATGGGTTGTTAAAGAATTAGCCATCTTGGGTTTAGGAACAGTTGCTGAAGGTTGCATGCAGGGCATGATTCCTTGCTTGCCTGAGCTTATTCCTCACCTTATTCAGTGCCTCTCTGATAAGAAGGCTCTTGTCCGTTCCATAACATGCTGGACTCTTAGCCGCTATGCACACTGGGTAGTCAGCCAGCCACCAGACACGTACCTGAAGTCATTAATGACAGAGTTGCTAAAACGCATCCTGGATAGCAACAAGAGAGTACCAGAAGCTGCCTGCAGTGCCTTTGCTACCCTAGAAGAGGAGGCTTGTACAGAACTTGTTGCTTACCTTGCTTATATACTTGATACCCTGGTCTTTGCATTTAGTAAATACCAGCATAAGAACCTGCTCATTCTTTACAATGCCAGAGGGACATTAGCAGATTCAGTAGGACATCATTTAAACAAACCAGAATATATTCAAATGCGAATGCCTCCACTGATCCAGAAACGGAACATGTTAAAGGATGAAGATAAAGATCTTTTCCCTTTACCTGAGTGTCCATTTTCAGTTGCCACAGTGCTGCAGTCTGGCTTCCTTCCATACTGTGAACCTATGTGTCAGCATTGGGTAAACCTAGTACAGAAGACTCTTGCACAAGCCATGCTAAGCAATGCTCAACCAGATCAATATGAAGCTCCAGATAAAGATTTTATGATAGTGGCTCTTGATTTACTGAGTGGCCTGGCTGAAGGACTTGGAGGCAATATTGAACAACTGGTAGCCCGAAGTAACATCCTAACACTAACATATCAGTGCATGCAGGATAAAATGCCGGAAGTTCGACAGAGTTCTTTTGCCCTGTTAATTGACCTCACAAAAGCTTGCTTTCAGCATATTAAGCCTTGTGTAGCTGATTTTATGCCAATATTGGGAACCAACCTAACTGCAGAATTCATTTCAGTCTGCAACAATGACACATGAGCAATTGGAGAAATCCCCATTCAAATGGGTATAGAGATGCAGCCTTATATCCCTATGGTGTTGCACCAGCTTGTAGAAATCATTAACAGACCCAACACACCAAAGACGTTGTTAAAGAATACAGCAGTAACAATTGGTTGTCTTGGTTATGTTTGTCCTCAAGAGGTGGCCCCCATGCTACAGCAGTTTACGAGACCCTGGTGCACCTCTCTGAGAAACATAAGAGACAATGAGA CGGATTCAACATTCCGTGGAATCTGCATCATGATCAGTGTGAATCCCAATGGCATAATccaagattttatatttttttgtgatGCTGTTGCATCATGGATTAACCCAAAAGATTATCTCAGAGACATGTTCTGTAAGATCCTTcatggatttaaaaatcaaattggcAATGAAAATGGGAGGCATTTCTATGACCAGTTTCCTCTTCCCTTAAAAGAGCATCTTGTAGCTTTTTATGGTGTTTAA